TGCTCGTGGAGCCGGGTCCCGGTGGACCTGAACGGCCGGTCTTCGATCGAGGCCTGCGGGGGATGTGATCACCCGAGGGCCACTACCGAGGACCGGGCCGACGATTCGGCTCGCTCCTGGTGGATGGATCTTCAGTTGTGGGGCGTCCCGGGTGCGGGACAGGGCCGAACGTAGTCGGAGCGGCCACCCGTGAGGGGTAGCCGCTCCGGCAAGTTCAGCGACGCAGTCCGAGTCGCTCGACGATCGAGCGGTAGCGCTCGATGTCCTGCTTCTGCATGTAGTTGAGCAGGCGGCGACGACGGCCGACGAGGAGCAGCAGGCCACGACGCGTGTGGTGGTCGTGCTTGTGCTGCTTGAGGTGCTCGGTGAGGTGGGCGATCCGGTGGCTGAGCAGCGCGACCTGGACCTCGGGGGAACCCGTGTCGCCCTCGGACAGGGCGTACTCGGCAGCGATCTTCTTCTTGGTCTCAGCGTCGGTACCTTGCGACAAGGCGTTCTCCTCGATGGGGGTCTCGTTGCGCGGCGCGCCGGGGCTTGTCCACCCGGGCACTCTCGATCCGCGGCCGTTCAGACGGCAACCTGGAGAGACTACCAACGCCCCTCGGGGAGACCCAAATCGCAGGTCAGACGCCCACCCGGGTCAGGCGGGCCGGTGCGGTCCGCGCTGCCCACACCTCGAGCGTACGGCGGCCCGTGGGAACGCGGACCGGCCGTCGGGAGTCGTCACGACATGAACGCTCGCCTGGTCGTCACCGCCGCCGTCCTCCTCGGTCTCGCCGCGTGCGGCGGTGACCCGCCCCGCACCATGTCGGGGGCCGGCCCGCGCACCGCCGACTTCGCGTACGACGACACCGGGGTCCCGATCGAGCCGGGGACCTACCGGGTGCCGCGCTCCCCGTGGTCGGCGGTCGACTTCACGGTGCGGTTCCCGCAGGGCTGGACCGCGCAGTACGGCCACGTCTACGCCGGCACCACCAGCGAGAAGACCGAGCACGGCTTCTATGCCGTCGTGGTCGACGAGATCTTCGCCGACGCGTGCCACCGCAGCGAGGTCGTGAAGAAGGTCGCCCCGGGGACCGACGCCCTCGTCGCGGCGCTGCGGCACCAGCCGGGACCGCGGGTGAGCAAGCCGGTGCGGACGACGATCGGCGGCCGGCCCGCGGTGCGTCTCGAGCTCCGCGTGCCGAAGGGGCTCGACCTCGGCGGCTGCCGCCTGACCCTCGACGGTGTCGACGGGCTCCAGATCTGGAAGAGCGTGCCGGCCGACAAGTACTTCGTGCTGCTCCCGGACTCGGTCTACACCGCCCACATCGTCGACGTCGACGGCCGGCACCAGGTGTTCCTGTCGTCCTACCGCACGGCGACCTCGGCCGCGGACCGCGCCGAGCTCCAGCAGGTGCTCGACTCGATCCGCATCGACTCCTGACCCCTCAGCGACCGGCCCTCCTCGTCGCGGCCGCCTTCTCCCGAGCCTTCTCGCCGGCCTCGATCGACGGCAGCGTCACGGGAGGTACGGCGACCAGCGGCGGTGGCACGAGCCGCGGCGGGCGGGGAGAGTGCCAGGCTCCCGGGAGCGCCTCGAACTGGTCGTACTGCGTGCGCTCGGGCAGCGGGAAGACGTTGTAGGCCTCGCTGTAGCGGCCCCCCTCGGCGTACCAGGGGAACGGCATCACGTCGGCACCCGTGGCGTCGTAGACATAGCCCGCGTCGAGCTCGAGCGGCTGGCCGTCCTGGTCGAACAGCTGCACCCCGACCAGCGGCTTGCCGTCGCGGTCGTAGGCGTAGACGTTGCGCACCGGCGTGCCGTCGAGCGAGAGGCCGGGGACGTAGGGGTACGACGTGTCGTGCACGTCGTAGGTGCCCGACGCGGGGAACTGCCCCAGCACCACCGGTGTCAACAGGACCGCGAAGGCGTTGAGCCCCACGATCGTCAGCCGCACCCACGCAGGACGACGCGGCCACAGCCGCCCGCGCCCCAGCTGGACGCTCAGGACCGCGGCCACGACCAGGAGCAGGAAGCCGACCGCGGGCCCCTCCACGCTCGGGACGGGTGTGGGGCGGCCGCCGTTCAGCATCGCCAGCAGCTGGACCGCGACCCACGCGCGGGCCACCCACCACACCGGACGCACCGCCTCGAGAAAGCCCCCGACCCCGGCGAGACCGGGGCGGTGCAGCACGCCGAGCGTGCGGTCGCGGGCGTCGTCGAGCAGGTCGGTCAGGCTGCCGCGGGGGCGCAGCCGGCCACGCGGGGTGAGGCCGGCAGCCGCGCGCAGCTCGGCGGCGTAGGCCGCGGGGTCGCCCAGGACATCTGGCCCCTGCTCGGCGACCAGGTCGGACAGGTCGGCGGCGAGTCCCTCGGTGAGGTCGTCGCGCTCCTCGGCGGGCAGGTCCGCGAGGTGGCGGCGCACCGCGGCGACGAACTCCTCCACCTCGGGACGGACGTCGAGCTGGATCGTGGGCTCGTTCATCGGGTGGCTCCTGTGGCGTTCGAGAGAAGCGTGGTGACGGAGGTGGCGAAGGCGTCCCAGTCCTCGCGCTGCCGCTTGAGCTGCGCCTTGCCGGTGGCGGTGATGCCGTAGTACTTCCGGTGCGGTCCGGACTCGCTCGGCACGACGTACGACGTCAGCGCGCCCGCCGAGTAGAGCCGCCGCAGCGTGCCGTAGACCGAGGCGTCGCCGACGTCGCCGAGCCCGGCCGTGCGGAGGCGGCGGACCACGTCGTAGCCGTAGCCGTCCTCGTCGTCGACCACCGCGAGCACCGCGAGGTCGAGCACCCCCTTGAGGAGCTGGGTGGTATCCATGCGCTGCACACTACTGCGGATCACGCGGTAGTGCGAGAGGCGACACACCAGGATCGTTCCCATGGGGCTGGTCGACACCGTGCTGAGCGAGCTCGCCTCACGGGCCGATCCGGAGCGGGCGCAGCGGCAGCGGGACTACATGAAGTCCGAGCTGCCGTTCCACGGCGTGAGCCTCCCGACGGTGCGGGCGCTGGTGACGGACGCGCTCCGCGACCACCCACTGACCTCCCGCGAGGAGTGGGAGGCGACGGTCCGTGACCTGTGGGACGGGGCCGCGTTCCGCGAGGAGAGGTACGCCGCCCTGGCCGTCGCGCGGTCGGATCGCCGCTGGCTCGACGCCCGGGTGCTCGGCCTCGCGCGGCACCTCGTCGTGACCGGGGCGTGGTGGGACCTGGTCGACGAGACCGCCTCCCACGTGGTCGGGCCCGCGCTGACGACGGACCCGGTCGCCGTCACGCCGGTGATGCGGGACTGGGCGGTCGCGCCGGACGTGTGGCTCCGCCGTACCTCCGTCATCTGCCAGCTCCACCGCGGCCCCGGGACCGACCTCGATCTGCTGCGGTTCGCCATCGAGGCCAACGTGGACGACGACTCGTTCTGGCTGCGCAAGGCGGTCGGCTGGGCACTGCGGCAGCACGCGCGCACCGACCCCGACTGGGTCCGCGCCGAGGTCGAACGGCTCGGCGACCGGCTCTCGCCGCTGTCCCGCCGCGAGGCGCTCAAGCACCTGCCGTAGCGGCGAACCTGTCACTTCCCGAGCGTTGCAACGCTCGGGGAGTGACAACTTCACTAGGTACCTAGTGAAAACGAGCCCGTGTGAGGATGCCCCCATGGCAGCCACCAGCACCGAGACCGTCCACGGCGTCTGCAACCTCTGCGAGGCGATCTGCGGGGTGCTGCTCACCGTGGAGCGGAGCCCCGAGGGGGACCGGGTGACCGGCATCAAGGGCAACCCCGAGGACCCCCTCTCCCGCGGCCACATCTGCCCCAAGGGCACGGCCCTGGCCGACATCCACACCGACCCCGACCGGCTGCGCAAGCCGATCCGCCGCGTGGGGTCCGAGTGGCACGAGATCGGCTGGGACGAGGCGATCGAGCTCGCGGTGACCGGCCTCGCCGACGTGCAGGACGAGCACGGCGACGACGCGGTCGGGGTCTACCTCGGCAACCCCAACGTCCACTCGCTCGGCGCGATGACCCACGGCAGCCAGGTCACCAAGGCGCTGCGCAGCCGCAACACCTACTCCGCCACCTCGGTCGACCAGCTGCCCCAGCAGCTGGTGGCCCACCTGCTCTACGGCCACCAGCTCCTGCTGCCCGTCCCCGACATCGACCGTTCCTCCCTGGTCGTGGTCTTCGGCGGCAACCCGATGGCCTCCAACGGCTCGCTGTGGACCGTCCCCGACTTCCCCCAGCGCCTGCGCGACCTGCAGAAGCGGGGCGGCCGTCTCGTCGTCCTCGACCCGCGCCGCACCGAGACCGCACGGGTCGCCGACGAGCACCACTTCGTGCGCCCCGGCACCGACGCCGCCGTCCTGCTCGCGATGGTCCACACGTTGTTCGCCGAGGACCTCACCCAGCCCGCGGAGTACGTCGACGGGGTCGACCGCGTCCGCGAGGCGGTCGCCGGCTTCACCCCCGAGTGGGCCGCCTCGGTCTCGGGGGTCGACGCCGACGTGATCGTCAAGCTGGCAAGGGACCTGGCGGGTGCGGACGCTGCTGCGGCGTACGGCCGGATGGGCGTGTCCACCCAGCCCTTCGGCACCGTCTGCGCCTGGGCGGTCAACGCGCTCAACATCCTCACCGGGCACCTCGACTCCCCCGGCGGCGCGATGTTCACCTCCCCCGCGCTCGACATCATCGGCCAGGGGCTGATCGGCCGAGGCGGCCACGGACGCTGGCGCTCACGGGTGCGCGACCTGCCCGAGTCCAGCAGCGAGCTCCCCGTCGCGACGCTGGCCGACGAGATGCTCACCCCCGGCGACGGCCAGGTGCGGGCGCTGCTCACGATGTCCGGCAACCCCGTGCTCTCGACCCCCGACGGCAGGCGGCTCGGCGAGGCCCTCGCGGGGCTGGACTTCATGGTCGCGGTCGACCTCTACCTCAACGAGACCACGCGTCACGCCGACGTGATCCTCCCGCCGACGTCGGCGCTCGAGCGCGACCACTACGACCTGGTCTTCCAGGCCCTCGCCGTGCGCAACACGGCCCGCTTCACCCCGGCGGTCGTCGAGCCCGCCAAGGGCACCCGCCACGACTGGCAGATCATGCGCGACCTCGCCCTCGGGCTCGTGGCCAGGCGGGAGGCGCGCACCGGCAAGAAGTCCGGGCTCCGCGCACGCGCCAAGCGTGAGCTGCGGCTGCGCACCTCCCCCACCGTGATGGTCGACCTCCTGCTGCGCCGCGGCCCGGCCAAGCTGTCGGTCCGCGCGCTCAAGAAGTCGCCGAACGGCGTCGACCTCGGCCCCCTCGAGCCCCGCCTGCCCGGTCGCCTCAAGACCACGGACAAGCGCATCGACCTCGCCCAGCCGATGGTCCTCGACGTGCTCGCCCGCGTGCGCTCGTCCCTGGCCGCCCCGGCGGGCGACGAGCTGCTGCTGATCGGCCGCCGCCACCAGCGCGACTGCAACTCCTGGATGCACAACACCGAGCGCCTCACCAAGGGCAAGGCCCGCCACCACCTGCTGATGCACCCCTCCGACCTCGCCTCGCGCGGCCTCGAGGACGGCGCCGTGGTCCAGGTCAGCTCCCGGGTCGGCAAGGTCGCCGTCGAGGTCAGGGCGACCGAGGACGTCATGCCAGGGGTGGTGTCGCTGCCCCACGGCTACGGCCACGGCGCCCCCGGCACCCGCCTGTCGCACTCCAACGGCGTCGCCGGCGTCAGCATCAACGACCTCACGGACCCCGAGGCGCTCGACGTCTCCGGCAACGCCGCCCTCAACGGTGTGCCGGTGACGGTGACGACCTCTTGATCGAGCTCTACGACGACCCCGACGCGTTCCTCGCCGTCGCCGAGGACCACCTGCGGGCCGACCCCGTCGTCTCGACGGTGCTCGCCACCGCCACGCTCGCCGACCGGCGGGACCGGGCCGACGGTGTCCCCCTGCCCCACCGGCCCCGCTGGTGGGCGGTCTCCCGCACCGGGTCCGAGGTCACCGGCTGCGCCTTCCGCAGCCCGACCCCCTTCCCGCCGTACCTCCTGCCGATGCCGGACCGCGACGCGCGCGCCCTGGCCCGCGCCCTACACGAGCGCTGCGAGGACGTGCGCGGGGCGTCCGGTGCGACGGAGGCCTGCGAGGCGTTCGCCGCCGGGTGGTCGGCGCTGACCGGCGCCCGGTCCCGCGCACTGGTGTGGTCCCGGCTGTTCGAGGCCCCTGCGATCGAGCCGCCCGCGGGCGTCCCCGGGGAGCTGCGTCGCGCCGGTGCCGCCGACCTCGACGTCGTCGTCGACCACCTCGCCGGCTTCCAGCACGACGCGGAGGTCCAGGCCGGCCGGGACGGCAGCGCCCGCGCCTACGACGACCTCGACCGCGACGCCGCGCTGCGCCGGATCCGCGCCGGCGAGTTCTGGGTGTGGAGCGTCGACGGGCAGGTCGTGAGCTCGGTCGGTGGCCACGACGACGTGTTCGGCGCCTCGCGGGTCGGGCCGGTCTACACCCCGCCGCAGCACCGGCGGCACGGGTACGCCGCCGCCGCGACCGCGGCCCTCTCCCAGCGGCTGCTCGACCGGGGCGTGCGGCCCTGCCTGTTCACCGACCTGGCCAACCCGACGAGCAACGGCATCTACACCCGCATCGGCTTCCGGCCCGTCCGCGACACCGTCGAGCTGACGTTCACCGACCGCACCGACCGCACCGACTGGGCGCACGCGCTCGCGTAGCACGCCCGCGCAGGGTCCCCAAGACCGTCCGGTCCGTGACCGCGGTTTGTCGAGGTCAAAGACGAGTGGCAGTGTGCAGATACGGCTCACGCACGTCGTGGGCCGCCACGACGTGCACGCAACCCCAGAGAGGACGACGAGGTCATCATGAGCCTGCACCTGGGCGACACCGCCCCCGACTTCACCGCAGAGACCAGCGAGGGCCAGGTGTCCTTCCACGACTGGGCCGGCGACAGCTGGGTGGTGTTCTTCTCCCACCCGGCCGACTTCACCCCCGTCTGCACCACCGAGCTGGGCCGCGTCGCGCAGCTCCAGGACGAGTGGGACGCCCGCGGCGTCAAGGTCATCGCGCTCTCGGTCGACTCCACCGAGCAGCACGCCGGCTGGAAGCCCGACATCGAGAAGTACTCCAACACCACGGTGGCCTACCCGATCATCGCCGACGAGGACAAGAAGGTCGCGCTGGCCTACGACATGATCCACGAGGGCGAGGGCGACTCCTCCTCGGTGCGCTCGGTGTTCATCATCGACCCGGCCAAGAAGGTCCGCCTCTCGCTGACCTACCCCAAGTCCGTGGGCCGCAACTTCGACGAGATCCTCCGGTCCGTCGACGCGCTGCAGACCACCGACAAGGCCGCCGTCTCGACCCCGGTCGACTGGCGCAAGGGCGACAAGCTCATCGTCCCGCCGACGCTGTCCACCGATGACGCCAAGCAGAAGTACGACGACGTGGAGGAGTTCTACCCCTACCTCCGCACCACCTCCGGCCCCAAGGCCTGACCCGGCGCGGATCGGCCCGAGACCCAGGGCCGCGGTCACCACGCGGTGACCGCGGCCCTTCGTCGTCTCCTGGACCGACCACCCGGACCGGCACATCGACCGGTCCCCCGCCGGGCCGCGCCTGGGGCGGGACCTCGACCCGCGATCGTGCCGGTCCGCAGGGCCGCCGCACCCCCTACCGCTGGTCAGGGCAGGGCGTGCGCCTTGCCGTCCATCGACGCGGTCGGTGCGATCCCCATCGCCTTGAGGATCGTCGGCAGCACGTCCGGGGTGCGGAAGGACTCCGTGGTGCGGTCGGCGGTCATGCCCGGCGCCCAGAAGACCATCGGCACCCGCTGCACCGACTCCTGCGCGCCGCCGTGGTCGCCGTAGACGCCGTAGCTGGTGCGGTCGTGCAGCAGCCCGACCACGTCCGGCCCGTCCGGGGCCGCCATCGAGTCCACGATCTCCTGCCCGTGGGCCGCCCACCACGCGTGCTCCGACGGTGACATCGACGCCGTGCCGCGCAGCCGGTAGTGGCTGCCCTCGCGCCAGTAGGACGCGATGACACCGGGGAGCTCGAGCATCCGGTCGGCGCCCTGCTGGGCCTTGCTGCGCCGGTGGTCGACCAGCCAGGACTCGACGGCGGTCGACTGGTCGGAGAACTGCAGGTTGCCGTCAGCCTCCAGCGGCGCGATCGCCGCGCTCGGCGAGGAGTAGGTGACCGTGTCCGGAGCACCCGCTCCGGCGCCCGCGTCGTACACCCCGAGCGCCCTTGCCGAACACGTTGCCCCAGTCGCGGTAGGCCTCGTCGGTGTAGCCCATGTGCTTGGGCAGCAGCCCGGACATCAGCACGTTGTGCGCGATGACCGTCTCCGAGGCCATGTAGCCGAGGTAGGCCTGGTCGAAGCTGTGGCCCTCCTCGCGCAGCCGGCGGTAGTTCGGCATGTCGAACTGGTCGGCGTACTGCGGGAGCATCTGGTCGAACAGCACCACGAGCACGCGGTCGGCCGGCGGCGCGCGGCCGCGGCGGAGGCCGCAGCGATCGCGACACGGGTGGACAGCGGCCACCGACCTCGGGGAGGTCGTGCCTGCGGCGCCATCACTCCAACGGCAGCCGGCGGGTGGCCTGGTCGTCGACCTCGGCGTCGACGGCGCGGCCACGGTCGCGGTAGGACGCGACGTAGGCCGCCCGGACCGCGATCGCCCGCTCGAGCTCGGCGACCACGCCGGTGAAGAACTCGTTGCGGTAGGTCTCGTCGGTCACCGCGAAGACCGTGAAGTAGAGCCCGGCGAACGCCGACAGGAACACCGAGACCTGGAGCAGCTCGACCGACACGTTGGGCAGCCACTCGAGGTTGTGCACGCCCGCATCGACGACCCACGCCTTGACGATCTCCTCCTGCATCGTCAGGGCGCCGAAGACCAGGAAGAACAGGAACACCGACAGGGCGAGCAGCAGCGTCTGCACCATCTGGGTGATCACCAGCACGAGCGTGAGGTTGACGCGCTCGTAGCGGATCACGTGCGACTCCTGGGCGAGGACGCCCGTGCGCCTGGCGAGCCGGGCCGCCTCACCCTCCATCGGGGTGCCGCGGCAGACCAGCACCACGCGCTCGTCGTCGAGGTCGTCGTCGGCCCGCTCGATCTCCTCCGGCAGGCGGGTGACGAAGAACAGCAGCCCCAGCAGCAGGAACAGCAGCACCGTGACCCAGAGCGAGGCACCGTCGAGGTAGGCGCTCATCATCCACACCTCGGCGTTGATGAACAGGAAGGTCATGAACACCAGGAGCAGCGGCAACGCGCGGGTGGCCATCGGCAGCAGGCGCCGCAGGCTCCCGCCGGTCTGGGACAGCGCGTAGGTGAGGATCGGCCGCGCTCGCAGGGCGGTGAGACCGTAGATCACGAAGCCACCGATCCCCAGCGTCAGCAGGAAGGCGGGGGCGACGGCGGGGTCACCGGACAGCCAGGCCAGCAGCCCGCCGACCGCGAGCCCGACGAGCACCGCGATCGCTGCGAGGGGCACGAACCGTCGCGGCGCCAGCGCGGCCCGGACCTGGGCGCGCTCGGCCGGCACGAAGTAGGGCATGCCGTGACGCAGGAACCACGTCTCGGTCTCGACGATCGGGTCTTCGGAACGGGGTCGTCTCAGGGTCACGGTTCAGGCGATACCCAACGCAGCACGGGCCTCACGCACGTCCTGCTCGATCGCCTCGCCCAGCTGCTCGGCGTCGTCGAAGCGGCGCTGCTCGCGCAGGTGCGCGACGAACTCCACCTCGACCTCGAGGTCGTAGAGGTCGAGGTCGTCGGGTCCGTCGATGACGTAGGACTCGACCCGACGCTCGCGCTGACCGGGGAAGGTCGGGTTCTTGCCGACGCTGATCGCGACGGGGTGCCGCTCGCCGGTGGGCAGCACGCGCAGCCAGCCGGCGTAGACCCCGTCGGTGGGGACGGCGCCGACGTCCGCGGCGGCGAGGTTGGCGGTGGGCCAGCCCATCCCCCGACCGCGACCGTCGCCGCGCCCGACGACCCCGCGCACGGAGTAGGGGCGGCCCAGCGCCTCAGCAGCGCCGGCGACGTCGCCGGTGGCCAGGCAGGTGCGGACGTAGGTCGAGGACCAGACCTGCGGCCCGGCCGACAGCTCGATGCCCTCGACGATGAACTCGTTGTCCACGCCCAGCCGGTGCAGCAGCGCCACGTCACCCGCGGCGCGGTGACCGAAGCGGAAGTTGGCCCCGACCACGACGGCGGAGGCGTGCAGCGTGTCGACCAGGATCTCCTCGACGAACCGCTCCGGCGGCCAGTCGGAGACCTCGTCGGTGAACGGCACCACGAGCAGGTCGTCGGCGCCGGCGGCCTCGAGCAGCTCGGCCCGGCGCTCGATGCTGCTGAGCATCGCCGGGGCGCTGACCGGGCGCAGCACGGCGATCGGGTGGGGGTCGAAGGTGACTGCGACGACGTGGCCGAGGTCGAGCCGGTCGGCGACCTGACGTGCCCGCTGGAGCACACCGACGTGCCCGAGGTGGACCCCGTCGAAGTTGCCGATCGTCACCACCGTGTGGCCGAGGTCCGCAGGGACCTCCTCGAGACTGCGCCAGATCCGCACCCTCGCCTCCTCACTCTCGTGTGGCTCCCAGCCTCCCACAGGGTCAGAGGAAGACCGCGACGGGTTTGCTGTCCCCGTCCTCCCTCGCGGGCGCGGGTGCGTAGAGAC
This genomic window from Nocardioides marmoribigeumensis contains:
- the rpsO gene encoding 30S ribosomal protein S15; amino-acid sequence: MSQGTDAETKKKIAAEYALSEGDTGSPEVQVALLSHRIAHLTEHLKQHKHDHHTRRGLLLLVGRRRRLLNYMQKQDIERYRSIVERLGLRR
- a CDS encoding PadR family transcriptional regulator: MDTTQLLKGVLDLAVLAVVDDEDGYGYDVVRRLRTAGLGDVGDASVYGTLRRLYSAGALTSYVVPSESGPHRKYYGITATGKAQLKRQREDWDAFATSVTTLLSNATGATR
- a CDS encoding DNA alkylation repair protein; its protein translation is MGLVDTVLSELASRADPERAQRQRDYMKSELPFHGVSLPTVRALVTDALRDHPLTSREEWEATVRDLWDGAAFREERYAALAVARSDRRWLDARVLGLARHLVVTGAWWDLVDETASHVVGPALTTDPVAVTPVMRDWAVAPDVWLRRTSVICQLHRGPGTDLDLLRFAIEANVDDDSFWLRKAVGWALRQHARTDPDWVRAEVERLGDRLSPLSRREALKHLP
- a CDS encoding molybdopterin-dependent oxidoreductase, with the translated sequence MAATSTETVHGVCNLCEAICGVLLTVERSPEGDRVTGIKGNPEDPLSRGHICPKGTALADIHTDPDRLRKPIRRVGSEWHEIGWDEAIELAVTGLADVQDEHGDDAVGVYLGNPNVHSLGAMTHGSQVTKALRSRNTYSATSVDQLPQQLVAHLLYGHQLLLPVPDIDRSSLVVVFGGNPMASNGSLWTVPDFPQRLRDLQKRGGRLVVLDPRRTETARVADEHHFVRPGTDAAVLLAMVHTLFAEDLTQPAEYVDGVDRVREAVAGFTPEWAASVSGVDADVIVKLARDLAGADAAAAYGRMGVSTQPFGTVCAWAVNALNILTGHLDSPGGAMFTSPALDIIGQGLIGRGGHGRWRSRVRDLPESSSELPVATLADEMLTPGDGQVRALLTMSGNPVLSTPDGRRLGEALAGLDFMVAVDLYLNETTRHADVILPPTSALERDHYDLVFQALAVRNTARFTPAVVEPAKGTRHDWQIMRDLALGLVARREARTGKKSGLRARAKRELRLRTSPTVMVDLLLRRGPAKLSVRALKKSPNGVDLGPLEPRLPGRLKTTDKRIDLAQPMVLDVLARVRSSLAAPAGDELLLIGRRHQRDCNSWMHNTERLTKGKARHHLLMHPSDLASRGLEDGAVVQVSSRVGKVAVEVRATEDVMPGVVSLPHGYGHGAPGTRLSHSNGVAGVSINDLTDPEALDVSGNAALNGVPVTVTTS
- a CDS encoding GNAT family N-acetyltransferase, which gives rise to MIELYDDPDAFLAVAEDHLRADPVVSTVLATATLADRRDRADGVPLPHRPRWWAVSRTGSEVTGCAFRSPTPFPPYLLPMPDRDARALARALHERCEDVRGASGATEACEAFAAGWSALTGARSRALVWSRLFEAPAIEPPAGVPGELRRAGAADLDVVVDHLAGFQHDAEVQAGRDGSARAYDDLDRDAALRRIRAGEFWVWSVDGQVVSSVGGHDDVFGASRVGPVYTPPQHRRHGYAAAATAALSQRLLDRGVRPCLFTDLANPTSNGIYTRIGFRPVRDTVELTFTDRTDRTDWAHALA
- a CDS encoding peroxiredoxin, whose translation is MSLHLGDTAPDFTAETSEGQVSFHDWAGDSWVVFFSHPADFTPVCTTELGRVAQLQDEWDARGVKVIALSVDSTEQHAGWKPDIEKYSNTTVAYPIIADEDKKVALAYDMIHEGEGDSSSVRSVFIIDPAKKVRLSLTYPKSVGRNFDEILRSVDALQTTDKAAVSTPVDWRKGDKLIVPPTLSTDDAKQKYDDVEEFYPYLRTTSGPKA
- a CDS encoding alkaline phosphatase family protein; its protein translation is MLVVLFDQMLPQYADQFDMPNYRRLREEGHSFDQAYLGYMASETVIAHNVLMSGLLPKHMGYTDEAYRDWGNVFGKGARGVRRGRRSGCSGHGHLLLAERGDRAAGG
- a CDS encoding bifunctional riboflavin kinase/FAD synthetase; translation: MRIWRSLEEVPADLGHTVVTIGNFDGVHLGHVGVLQRARQVADRLDLGHVVAVTFDPHPIAVLRPVSAPAMLSSIERRAELLEAAGADDLLVVPFTDEVSDWPPERFVEEILVDTLHASAVVVGANFRFGHRAAGDVALLHRLGVDNEFIVEGIELSAGPQVWSSTYVRTCLATGDVAGAAEALGRPYSVRGVVGRGDGRGRGMGWPTANLAAADVGAVPTDGVYAGWLRVLPTGERHPVAISVGKNPTFPGQRERRVESYVIDGPDDLDLYDLEVEVEFVAHLREQRRFDDAEQLGEAIEQDVREARAALGIA